In the Papio anubis isolate 15944 chromosome 3, Panubis1.0, whole genome shotgun sequence genome, aggcagaaggaaatcCTCAACCTTCCGAGGAAGGTAtaagccaggaggcagaaggaaacCCCAGAGGAGAGCCGAATCAACCTGGCCAGGGATTTAAAGAGGACACACCCGTTAGGCATTTGAACCCTGAAGAAATGATAAGAGGAGTAGATGAGCTTGAAAGGCTTAGGGAAGAGATAAGAAGAGTAAGAAACAAGTTTGTGATGATGCATTGGAAGCAAAGACATTCACACAGCCGTCCTTATCCTGTGTGCTTTAGGCCTTGAATTCATTTTTGCCTAATATTAAAATCTGGCCCCAGCTTTCTTTCTGTTAGCATTTTCTGATGTATCTTTGA is a window encoding:
- the LOC101001414 gene encoding transcription elongation factor A protein-like 8, which produces MQKSCEENEGKPQNMPKTEEDRPLEDVPQEAEGNPQPSEEGISQEAEGNPRGEPNQPGQGFKEDTPVRHLNPEEMIRGVDELERLREEIRRVRNKFVMMHWKQRHSHSRPYPVCFRP